One Dioscorea cayenensis subsp. rotundata cultivar TDr96_F1 chromosome 15, TDr96_F1_v2_PseudoChromosome.rev07_lg8_w22 25.fasta, whole genome shotgun sequence genomic region harbors:
- the LOC120278080 gene encoding perakine reductase-like has protein sequence MEKQSNVHAPRVKLGSQGLEVSRLGYGCLGLTGLYNPPVSEEHGISIIIQAFLKGITFFDTADVYGPHSNEILIGKALKQLPREKIQLASKFGIENFDGSSLVINGRPEYVRACCEASLKRLDVAYIDLYYQHRVDKSVPIEDTVGEMKKLVEEGKVKYLGLSEASPDTIRRAHAVHPISAVQMEWSLWTRDLEQEIVPLCRELGIGIVTYCPLGSGFFAGKAVVENLPSESILAWHPKFSGDNFEKNKVLYACLTNLSEKHHCTPSQLALAWLLHQGSDVVPIPGTTKMENLENNIGSLNIKLTGEDLKEISDALPAEGFAGERLTGPFAAYIWQCANTPAKIWEMNKGRTEK, from the exons ATGGAGAAGCAGAGCAATGTCCATGCCCCAAGAGTGAAGCTGGGAAGCCAAGGACTAGAG GTCTCCAGGTTGGGCTATGGCTGTCTTGGTCTCACTGGGCTCTACAATCCTCCAGTCTCAGAGGAACATGGGATATCCATCATCATCCAAGCATTTCTCAAAGGCATCACCTTCTTTGACACTGCAGATGTTTATGGTCCTCATTCCAATGAGATCCTCATTGGAAAG GCATTGAAGCAGTTACCAAGAGAGAAGATTCAATTGGCTTCTAAATTTGGGATTGAGAATTTTGATGGCAGCTCTCTGGTGATCAATGGGAGACCAGAGTATGTGAGGGCTTGTTGTGAGGCCAGCCTCAAGCGCCTTGATGTGGCTTACATTGATCTTTATTATCAGCACCGTGTTGACAAGTCTGTTCCAATTGAGGATACT GTGGGTGAGATGAAGAAATTGGTTGAAGAAGGGAAAGTGAAGTACCTTGGTTTGTCAGAGGCCAGCCCGGATACCATCAGGCGTGCTCATGCAGTGCATCCCATTTCTGCAGTTCAAATGGAATGGTCTTTGTGGACTCGTGATCTTGAACAAGAGATTGTTCCACTTTGCAG GGAACTTGGGATTGGTATAGTTACATACTGTCCCCTTGGTAGTGGGTTTTTTGCCGGGAAAGCAGTTGTCGAGAATTTGCCTTCTGAAAGTATTTTG GCTTGGCACCCAAAGTTCTCTGGAGACAACTTTGAGAAGAACAAGGTTCTGTATGCCTGTTTAACTAACCTGTCCGAAAAGCATCATTGTACCCCAAGCCAGTTAGCTTTAGCTTGGCTTCTTCATCAAGGCAGTGATGTTGTTCCCATCCCAG GTACTACAAAAATGGAGAACTTGGAGAACAACATTGGATCATTAAACATAAAGCTCACAGGAGAAGACTTGAAGGAAATTTCTGATGCCTTACCTGCAGAAGGTTTTGCTGGTGAGAGATTAACTGGGCCATTCGCAGCATACATCTGGCAATGCGCAAACACACCAGCAAAAATATG GGAGATGAATAAAGGTCGAACGGAAAAATGA
- the LOC120276735 gene encoding probable aldo-keto reductase 1 produces MEKKTVIPRVELGTQGLQVSKLGFGCMGLTGAYNSPLPEEKGIAIIKHAFNQGITFFDTSDVYGPLTNEILIGKALKELPREEIQLATKFGIVRGRPGLGMQVNGKPEYVRACCEASLNRLQVDYIDLYYQHRIDQTVPIEETIGELKKLVEEGKLKYIGLSEASPDTIRRAHAVHPISAVQIEWSLWVRDIEQEIVPLCRELGIGIVPYSPLGRGFFGGKGVAESLSENTALVRHPRFTGENLEKNKALYVRVENLAKKHQCSPAQLALAWVIHQGDEVVPIPGTTKIKNLDSNIGALQVKLTEDDMKEISDLVSEEEVAGARTFYGTAEKFSWKHANTPLPRSCL; encoded by the exons ATGGAAAAGAAGACGGTGATCCCCAGAGTGGAACTGGGAACTCAGGGCCTACAG GTATCAAAGTTGGGGTTTGGATGCATGGGTCTCACTGGTGCTTACAACTCCCCTCTGCCAGAAGAGAAAGGAATTGCCATCATTAAGCATGCATTCAACCAAGGGATCACCTTTTTTGACACCTCTGATGTTTATGGACCTCTAACTAATGAGATCTTGATTGGCAAG GCATTGAAGGAGTTGCCAAGAGAAGAGATCCAATTGGCTACCAAGTTTGGCATTGTGAGGGGGAGGCCTGGACTTGGTATGCAGGTGAATGGGAAGCCAGAGTATGTGAGGGCTTGTTGTGAGGCTAGTCTCAATAGACTCCAAGTGGACTACATTGATTTGTATTATCAGCATAGGATTGATCAGACTGTTCCTATTGAGGAAACT ATTGGAGAACTGAAAAAGTTGGTggaagaaggaaaattgaagtATATTGGTTTATCAGAGGCGAGCCCAGATACAATCAGGCGGGCTCATGCAGTGCATCCCATATCTGCAGTTCAAATTGAATGGTCCTTGTGGGTTCGTGATATTGAACAAGAGATTGTCCCACTTTGCAG AGAACTTGGGATTGGAATAGTACCATACAGTCCCCTTGGCCGGGGATTTTTTGGTGGCAAAGGAGTCGCAGAAAGTCTTTCTGAAAACACAGCCTTG GTTCGACATCCAAGGTTTACTGGTGAGAACTTGGAGAAGAACAAAGCATTGTATGTGAGAGTAGAGAATTTGGCTAAGAAACATCAATGTAGCCCTGCTCAGCTAGCTCTTGCTTGGGTTATTCACCAAGGGGATGAAGTTGTTCCTATTCCTG GGACAACCAAAATCAAGAACCTAGACAGTAACATTGGCGCTTTACAAGTGAAGTTGACAGAGGATGATATGAAAGAGATTTCTGATTTAGTATCAGAAGAAGAGGTGGCCGGTGCTAGAACCTTTTATGGAACTGCTGAAAAATTCAGCTGGAAACATGCAAACACACCACTTCCCAGATCATGTCTTTGA